In Stappia sp. 28M-7, the following are encoded in one genomic region:
- the phnD gene encoding phosphate/phosphite/phosphonate ABC transporter substrate-binding protein: MKKLLSLAFLAVLGWSSLAHAGSNPETLRVALLPDENAATVIKNNRPLEEYLEKTLGREIELIVTTDYSSMIEAMRFGRLELAYFGPLSYTLAKTKADIEPFAALMKDGETTYRAVVVANAEAGIESLEDAKGKKVAFGDVASTSSHLIPKSMLLKAGVEAGKDYSENFVGSHDAVAIAVQNGNAQIGGLSLPIYNSMVARGTIDPKKVIALAESDPFPQYPWTMRSDLDTSLKEAITKAFIDLKDEKVLASFKADGFAPIDDKAYDVVRELGKVLNLDLSQ, encoded by the coding sequence ATGAAGAAGCTTCTGTCCCTCGCATTCCTCGCCGTTCTTGGCTGGAGTTCGTTGGCGCATGCTGGCTCAAATCCAGAGACATTGCGCGTCGCGTTGCTACCGGACGAGAACGCCGCCACTGTCATCAAAAACAATCGTCCTCTCGAGGAGTATCTTGAGAAGACACTCGGTCGGGAGATTGAACTGATCGTAACGACCGACTACTCGTCAATGATCGAAGCGATGCGTTTCGGCCGGCTTGAGTTGGCTTATTTCGGGCCGCTCTCTTACACGCTCGCGAAAACCAAGGCTGATATCGAGCCTTTCGCAGCACTTATGAAGGATGGCGAAACTACCTATCGCGCTGTAGTTGTCGCCAATGCAGAGGCTGGCATCGAAAGCCTTGAAGATGCAAAAGGGAAAAAGGTCGCGTTTGGGGACGTGGCTTCCACCTCAAGCCACCTTATCCCGAAATCTATGCTGCTTAAGGCCGGAGTTGAGGCTGGAAAAGACTATAGCGAGAACTTCGTAGGGTCGCATGATGCCGTGGCTATTGCAGTGCAGAATGGCAATGCTCAGATTGGCGGACTTTCGTTGCCCATCTACAATTCAATGGTCGCTCGTGGCACCATTGATCCTAAGAAAGTTATCGCCCTCGCCGAGTCCGATCCGTTCCCGCAGTACCCCTGGACCATGCGGTCGGATCTTGACACTTCGTTGAAAGAGGCGATCACCAAAGCCTTCATCGACCTTAAAGACGAAAAGGTATTGGCATCCTTCAAAGCCGATGGGTTCGCTCCGATCGATGACAAAGCCTACGACGTCGTCCGTGAGCTCGGTAAAGTGCTGAACTTGGACCTGAGTCAGTAA